One genomic window of Marinobacter adhaerens HP15 includes the following:
- a CDS encoding HD-GYP domain-containing protein, which produces MRYETVELEIDVSELRVGMHVVRLDRPWEDTDFLIQGFVVQRQEDIDALQSQCRRVVIEGKVKNTEPDISQRKSRTSAKSRFSMFHGPTSEQEISNRPQEPIAETGNSRSRQRITYINKVSVDREIRKASGHYAEAKSFADSIMSGLRVGRTLDLNKAREVVDNCVDSILRNEDALLLLTKLKNKDKYTAEHSLNVSILSAAFGKKLGLLEEEIRSLGLAGLLHDIGKAKVPVDLLQKPGPLTPEEHGIMQNHANWGRDMLMALPRVVHAAVDVAYNHHERLDGRGYPRGLVDSQIPYFAKIVAIVDTYDAITSNRAYDRARSSREALEIIHRFRGIQFDPELAREFVLLIGIYPPGAIVEMKSGEVAIVIGSNPKNRRKPKVVLVRDENKQRPAKYRLLDLQTEPLNSVGEPFEIIKEVPDGTYGIVLQRFIDNGLTLELNDASV; this is translated from the coding sequence ATGCGATACGAAACGGTCGAACTTGAAATTGATGTCTCGGAACTGCGGGTCGGAATGCACGTCGTCCGGCTGGACCGTCCCTGGGAAGACACTGATTTCCTGATCCAGGGCTTTGTGGTCCAGCGACAAGAGGATATCGATGCCCTTCAGTCCCAATGCCGACGCGTCGTGATTGAAGGCAAAGTCAAGAACACTGAGCCGGACATTTCCCAACGAAAGTCACGGACATCGGCGAAGTCCCGTTTTTCCATGTTCCATGGACCGACATCCGAACAGGAAATATCGAATCGCCCGCAAGAGCCCATTGCGGAAACCGGCAATTCCCGGTCGCGTCAACGGATTACTTACATCAACAAGGTCAGTGTTGACAGGGAAATACGAAAAGCATCTGGACATTACGCCGAGGCGAAGTCCTTTGCCGACAGCATCATGTCCGGTCTACGCGTTGGTCGCACACTTGATCTCAACAAGGCTCGTGAGGTCGTAGATAACTGCGTAGACAGCATCCTCAGAAATGAAGACGCACTGTTACTGCTTACAAAGTTGAAAAACAAGGACAAATATACCGCAGAGCATTCCCTCAACGTTTCGATACTGTCGGCGGCGTTCGGCAAAAAGCTGGGCTTGCTGGAAGAAGAGATTCGGTCGTTGGGGCTGGCCGGCCTACTCCACGACATAGGCAAAGCCAAAGTCCCTGTCGATCTGCTGCAAAAACCGGGACCCTTGACCCCCGAAGAACACGGAATCATGCAGAACCACGCCAACTGGGGCCGTGACATGCTCATGGCCCTTCCCCGCGTCGTGCATGCGGCCGTCGACGTAGCCTACAACCACCATGAACGCCTTGACGGCAGGGGCTACCCCCGGGGCCTCGTTGATTCCCAGATTCCCTATTTCGCCAAAATTGTGGCCATCGTCGATACCTACGACGCAATCACCAGCAATCGAGCTTATGACCGCGCGCGCTCCTCCCGGGAAGCGCTGGAAATCATCCACCGCTTCAGAGGCATTCAGTTTGATCCCGAGCTTGCCCGGGAGTTCGTCCTGCTGATCGGGATCTACCCACCCGGCGCCATTGTTGAAATGAAATCGGGCGAGGTAGCCATCGTGATTGGCTCAAACCCGAAGAATCGACGAAAGCCAAAGGTGGTTTTGGTCCGGGATGAAAACAAACAGCGGCCTGCAAAATACCGTCTTCTGGACTTGCAGACGGAGCCTCTTAACAGTGTCGGAGAACCGTTCGAAATCATTAAAGAGGTTCCTGACGGCACCTACGGAATCGTCTTGCAGCGATTCATCGATAACGGGCTCACTCTGGAACTAAACGACGCATCGGTTTGA